One Kitasatospora sp. MAP12-44 DNA segment encodes these proteins:
- a CDS encoding FAD-dependent monooxygenase, giving the protein MDPVIVVGAGPVGLALALALARHEVPSIVLDQGNGVCPEGPRSAVLGSESIAFLTRLGYLRAASDAARWEQLTVWRRRQEVLRLELTDHPVLHLPQHRLQRGLRDAVTATPLIQLVPLSRVEEVNQDRDGVSVRSRHPQDGSQTWWRASHLVGCDGARSTVRKLLKIRFPGRPAVDRHAIATVRVDLPFAGEARLHREPPWRGDREASARPLPDGLWRLDWRLPPGRPAPTEPVDPHATWPGIVTGDTLLTRVKSTLTGWCGELPHYDLLAAADHTAQQRLAARFRTGRCFLAGDAAHLHGALGMQNLADGLRDADNLAWRLAVAWHLHAGGPQPGGSLLDGYEAERRGAVGARLRAVDQTMPLLRPLRGWQQTRRSLLTGSFRKHAPLLADGLLGTGRFGGAPAYPAAPSGVPAGVPVQRSTPRGPARATTLTENLPATAPGVLVPDLPVVTTEGAPDQLYARLGATFLLLLVAPGTAVWSSEHWMGAGLMPQLAEVAAALPVPAEVLVTEQYPGASPHTVLLVRPDGHLVGITQGCRAEDLQALAERARGGPASLTGAEQTA; this is encoded by the coding sequence ATGGACCCGGTGATCGTGGTGGGGGCCGGCCCGGTGGGTCTGGCGCTGGCACTGGCACTGGCCCGGCACGAGGTGCCGAGCATCGTCCTGGACCAGGGCAACGGGGTCTGCCCCGAAGGCCCGCGCAGCGCCGTGCTCGGCTCGGAGAGCATCGCCTTCCTGACCCGGCTCGGCTACCTGCGGGCCGCCTCGGACGCCGCGCGCTGGGAGCAACTGACCGTCTGGCGCCGCCGCCAGGAGGTGCTGCGGCTCGAGCTGACGGATCATCCGGTGCTGCACCTGCCGCAGCACCGGCTGCAGCGCGGGCTGCGCGACGCGGTGACCGCCACGCCGCTGATCCAGCTGGTGCCGCTCTCCCGGGTGGAGGAGGTCAACCAGGACCGGGACGGCGTGAGCGTACGCAGCCGGCACCCGCAGGACGGTTCGCAGACCTGGTGGCGGGCCAGCCACCTGGTCGGCTGCGACGGGGCCCGCTCGACCGTGCGCAAGCTGCTGAAGATCCGCTTCCCGGGCCGACCGGCGGTGGACCGGCACGCCATCGCCACCGTCCGGGTCGACCTGCCGTTCGCCGGCGAGGCCCGGCTGCACCGCGAGCCGCCGTGGCGCGGGGACCGCGAGGCCTCGGCCCGCCCGCTGCCGGACGGCCTGTGGCGGCTGGACTGGCGGCTGCCCCCCGGGCGGCCCGCACCCACCGAACCGGTCGATCCGCACGCCACCTGGCCGGGCATCGTCACCGGGGACACCCTGCTCACCCGGGTGAAATCCACCCTGACCGGCTGGTGCGGGGAACTGCCCCACTACGACCTGCTCGCCGCCGCCGACCACACCGCCCAGCAGCGGCTGGCCGCCCGCTTCCGCACCGGACGCTGCTTCCTGGCCGGCGACGCCGCCCACCTGCACGGCGCGCTCGGCATGCAGAACCTCGCGGACGGCCTGCGGGACGCCGACAACCTCGCCTGGCGGCTCGCCGTCGCCTGGCACCTTCACGCGGGCGGCCCGCAGCCCGGCGGCTCACTGCTGGACGGCTACGAGGCGGAGCGGCGCGGCGCGGTCGGCGCCCGGTTGCGCGCGGTGGACCAGACGATGCCGCTGCTGCGCCCGCTGCGCGGCTGGCAGCAGACCCGCCGCTCGCTGCTCACCGGCTCGTTCCGCAAGCACGCGCCGCTCCTGGCGGACGGGCTGCTGGGCACCGGCCGGTTCGGCGGCGCGCCGGCCTACCCGGCCGCGCCCTCCGGGGTTCCGGCCGGCGTGCCGGTGCAGCGCAGCACGCCGCGCGGCCCGGCCCGGGCGACGACGCTCACCGAGAACCTGCCGGCCACCGCGCCCGGGGTGCTGGTCCCGGACCTCCCGGTGGTCACCACCGAGGGCGCCCCCGACCAGCTCTACGCCCGGCTGGGCGCCACCTTCCTGCTGCTGCTGGTCGCGCCCGGCACGGCGGTCTGGTCCTCGGAGCACTGGATGGGCGCCGGGCTGATGCCCCAGCTGGCCGAGGTGGCGGCCGCGCTGCCGGTGCCGGCCGAGGTGCTGGTCACCGAGCAATACCCCGGCGCCAGCCCGCACACCGTGCTGCTGGTACGGCCGGACGGCCACCTGGTCGGGATCACCCAGGGCTGCCGGGCCGAGGACCTCCAGGCGCTGGCCGAGCGGGCGCGGGGCGGACCCGCCTCGCTGACCGGGGCGGAGCAGACCGCCTGA
- a CDS encoding ABC transporter permease subunit (The N-terminal region of this protein, as described by TIGR01726, is a three transmembrane segment that identifies a subfamily of ABC transporter permease subunits, which specificities that include histidine, arginine, glutamine, glutamate, L-cystine (sic), the opines (in Agrobacterium) octopine and nopaline, etc.): MSARASVLYDVPGPRARARYRAFGLLGAAGIAALLWFVYRQLAAHGQFDPAMWAPFEYTAVQQRILDGVRDTLTAFGLAAALSLLLGGLLAAGRLSEHRPLRWAASAVVEFFRAMPLLIMIFALYQAVFSAQPLWALVLGLGLYNGAVQAEIIRSGVEAVPLGQREAASALGLRKTQLMVTVLVPQAVRAMLPAMIGQLVVTLKDTSLGFVITYTELLYAGKLIAGNTSTPQGYPYIPVVLVIAPIYIALCLALTALAKWIESRGRRGANRRTPAPA; the protein is encoded by the coding sequence ATGAGCGCCCGCGCGAGCGTGCTGTACGACGTGCCGGGCCCGCGCGCCCGGGCCCGCTACCGGGCGTTCGGCCTGCTCGGGGCGGCGGGCATCGCCGCGCTGCTCTGGTTCGTCTACCGCCAGCTCGCCGCGCACGGCCAGTTCGACCCGGCAATGTGGGCCCCGTTCGAGTACACCGCGGTGCAGCAGCGGATCCTGGACGGTGTGCGGGACACCCTGACCGCGTTCGGGCTGGCCGCCGCCCTGTCGCTGCTGCTCGGCGGGCTGCTGGCGGCCGGGCGGCTGTCCGAGCACCGGCCGCTGCGCTGGGCGGCGTCCGCGGTGGTCGAGTTCTTCCGCGCGATGCCGCTGCTGATCATGATCTTCGCGCTCTACCAGGCGGTCTTCAGCGCCCAGCCGCTCTGGGCCCTGGTGCTCGGCCTCGGCCTCTACAACGGCGCCGTGCAGGCCGAGATCATCCGCAGCGGGGTCGAGGCGGTGCCGCTCGGGCAGCGCGAGGCGGCCTCCGCGCTGGGCCTGCGCAAGACCCAGCTGATGGTGACCGTCCTGGTGCCGCAGGCCGTCCGGGCGATGCTGCCCGCGATGATCGGCCAGCTGGTGGTCACCCTCAAGGACACCTCGCTGGGCTTCGTGATCACCTACACCGAACTGCTCTACGCGGGGAAGCTGATCGCCGGCAACACCAGTACCCCGCAGGGCTACCCCTACATCCCGGTGGTGCTGGTGATCGCGCCGATCTACATCGCGCTCTGCCTTGCGCTGACGGCGCTGGCGAAGTGGATCGAGTCCCGCGGGCGCCGCGGCGCGAACCGGCGCACACCTGCCCCTGCTTGA
- a CDS encoding amino acid ABC transporter permease, with product MGILFEDGNFGLFRDGFLQTVELSAVSAVLALLLGTLLAAFRVSPVPVLRVFATTWVGVFRNTPLTLLFFAVTFGLPRVDVHLSAFVCAVLALGCYTASFVCEVLRSGVNTVPLGQAEAARSLGLTFGQTLTQIVLPQAGRAVLGPMSSIFIALPRNSAIAGAFNVAELYSVQQTLSERGYAIFAVFFWVALAYLFLSALVGLAFRGLERRPAVAR from the coding sequence ATGGGCATATTGTTCGAGGACGGCAACTTCGGGCTGTTTCGCGACGGGTTCCTGCAGACCGTCGAGCTGAGCGCGGTGAGCGCCGTGCTGGCCCTGCTCCTCGGCACCCTGCTGGCGGCCTTCCGGGTCTCCCCGGTGCCGGTCCTGCGGGTCTTCGCCACGACCTGGGTCGGTGTCTTCCGCAACACGCCGCTGACCCTGCTCTTCTTCGCGGTGACCTTCGGCCTGCCCCGGGTGGACGTCCACCTGTCGGCCTTCGTCTGCGCGGTGCTCGCGCTCGGCTGCTACACCGCGAGCTTCGTCTGCGAGGTGCTGCGCTCGGGCGTCAACACCGTCCCGCTGGGCCAGGCCGAGGCTGCCCGCAGCCTGGGGCTGACCTTCGGTCAGACGCTGACCCAGATCGTCCTGCCGCAGGCCGGGCGGGCCGTGCTCGGGCCGATGAGCAGCATCTTCATCGCGCTGCCGAGGAACTCCGCGATCGCCGGCGCCTTCAACGTCGCCGAGCTCTACAGCGTGCAGCAGACACTGTCCGAACGGGGTTACGCCATCTTCGCCGTCTTCTTCTGGGTCGCGCTCGCCTATCTCTTCCTCAGCGCGCTGGTCGGGCTGGCCTTCCGCGGTCTCGAGCGCCGGCCGGCGGTGGCCCGATGA
- a CDS encoding glutamate ABC transporter substrate-binding protein — translation MPIRRTLAAALAVLALTATAACGKSGSPSAGTDSAVKPSGYTVKSGVALDGSATLAAAKKRGKLVIGAKADQPGLGFEDVTTNTRTGFDIEIAKMVAADLGFSDSQIEWKTIDSANRETAIAGGQIDYYVGSYSINDKRKAQVSFAGPYYLAGQDLLVRKDDTSITGPESTKGKKVCTVTGSTSVDQIKPYGADVSTFGSYSSCVDKLITKDVDAVTTDDAILKGYAAQNSGQLKVVGKPFSTEKYGIGLNKDDQVLRNAIDDALKAHEDNGDWKNAYDATLGRSGSPAPQPPALERY, via the coding sequence ATGCCCATCCGCCGTACCCTCGCCGCCGCCCTCGCGGTCCTCGCCCTCACCGCCACCGCCGCGTGCGGCAAGAGCGGCTCGCCGTCCGCCGGCACCGACAGCGCCGTCAAGCCCAGCGGCTACACCGTGAAGAGCGGCGTCGCCCTGGACGGCTCGGCCACCCTCGCCGCCGCCAAGAAGCGCGGCAAGCTGGTGATCGGCGCCAAGGCCGACCAGCCCGGACTCGGCTTCGAGGACGTCACCACCAACACCCGCACCGGCTTCGACATCGAGATCGCCAAGATGGTCGCCGCCGACCTGGGCTTCTCGGACAGCCAGATCGAGTGGAAGACCATCGACTCGGCCAACCGCGAGACCGCGATCGCCGGCGGCCAGATCGACTACTACGTCGGCAGCTACAGCATCAACGACAAGCGCAAGGCCCAGGTCTCCTTCGCCGGCCCGTACTACCTGGCCGGCCAGGACCTGCTGGTGCGCAAGGACGACACCTCCATCACCGGCCCCGAGTCGACCAAGGGCAAGAAGGTCTGCACGGTCACCGGCTCGACCTCGGTGGACCAGATCAAGCCCTACGGCGCCGACGTGAGCACCTTCGGCTCGTACTCGAGCTGCGTGGACAAGCTGATCACCAAGGACGTCGACGCGGTCACCACCGACGACGCGATCCTCAAGGGCTACGCCGCGCAGAACTCCGGCCAGCTCAAGGTGGTCGGCAAGCCGTTCTCCACCGAGAAGTACGGCATCGGCCTGAACAAGGACGACCAGGTGCTGCGCAACGCCATCGACGACGCGCTCAAGGCGCACGAGGACAACGGCGACTGGAAGAACGCGTACGACGCCACGCTCGGCAGGTCCGGCTCGCCCGCCCCGCAGCCGCCCGCCCTCGAGCGCTACTGA
- a CDS encoding amino acid ABC transporter ATP-binding protein — protein sequence MVALSGVNKHFGALHVLQDINLTISQGEVVVVIGPSGSGKSTLCRTINRLETIDSGTITIDGRPLPAEGRELARLRAEVGMVFQSFNLFAHKTVLENVVLAQVKVRKTPRADAEAKARALLERVGVGAQADKFPAQLSGGQQQRVAIARALAMDPKVLLFDEPTSALDPEMITEVLDVMRGLAAEGMTMVVVTHEMGFARSAANRVLFMADGRIVEENTPEAFFTNPRSDRAKDFLSKILHH from the coding sequence CTGGTCGCGCTGAGCGGCGTCAACAAGCACTTCGGAGCCCTCCATGTGCTCCAGGACATCAATCTGACGATCAGCCAGGGCGAGGTCGTCGTGGTGATCGGGCCCTCGGGCTCCGGCAAGTCGACGCTCTGCCGCACCATCAACCGGCTGGAGACCATCGACTCCGGCACCATCACCATCGACGGCCGTCCGCTGCCCGCCGAGGGCCGCGAGCTGGCCAGGCTGCGGGCCGAGGTCGGCATGGTGTTCCAGAGCTTCAACCTCTTCGCGCACAAGACCGTCCTGGAGAACGTGGTCCTCGCCCAGGTCAAGGTCCGCAAGACGCCCCGGGCCGACGCGGAGGCCAAGGCCCGCGCCCTGCTGGAGCGGGTCGGGGTGGGCGCGCAGGCCGACAAGTTCCCGGCCCAGCTCTCCGGCGGCCAGCAGCAGCGGGTGGCGATCGCCCGCGCGCTGGCGATGGACCCCAAGGTGCTGCTCTTCGACGAGCCCACCTCCGCGCTCGACCCGGAGATGATCACCGAGGTGCTGGACGTCATGCGCGGCCTGGCCGCCGAGGGCATGACGATGGTCGTGGTCACCCATGAGATGGGCTTCGCCCGCTCCGCCGCCAACCGGGTGCTGTTCATGGCCGACGGCCGGATCGTCGAGGAGAACACCCCCGAGGCGTTCTTCACCAACCCGCGCAGCGACCGCGCCAAGGACTTCCTCTCCAAGATCCTCCACCACTGA
- a CDS encoding response regulator transcription factor translates to MRLLLVEDDDRVAAALVAVLSRHGFQVRHARSGHEALDALVPDGADPYRVVLLDLGLPDRDGFEVCSRIRAGSGVPVIMVTARADIRSRIHGLNLGADDYITKPYDMGELLARIHAVARRFQPAVPSPADQPEAPGGLGALESWGISIDRERRRVSVADRDVALTRKEFDLLALLAQSPGVVYRREQIFSEVWQSGWEGNGRTLEVHIGSLRTKLALPGLVEAVRGVGYRLIPQSPSPPAAQPPTG, encoded by the coding sequence ATGCGGCTGCTCCTCGTTGAGGACGATGACCGGGTCGCGGCCGCGTTGGTCGCGGTGCTGAGCCGGCACGGCTTCCAGGTGCGGCACGCGCGCAGCGGGCACGAGGCGCTGGACGCGCTGGTGCCGGACGGCGCCGACCCCTACCGGGTGGTGCTGCTGGACCTCGGGCTGCCCGACCGCGACGGCTTCGAGGTGTGCAGCCGGATCCGGGCCGGCAGCGGCGTGCCGGTGATCATGGTGACCGCGCGCGCCGACATCCGCTCCCGGATCCACGGCCTCAACCTCGGCGCGGACGACTACATCACCAAGCCCTACGACATGGGCGAGCTGCTGGCCCGGATCCACGCGGTGGCCCGGCGCTTCCAGCCCGCCGTCCCGAGCCCCGCCGACCAGCCGGAGGCGCCGGGCGGCCTCGGCGCGCTGGAGTCCTGGGGCATCAGCATCGACCGCGAGCGCCGCCGGGTCAGCGTGGCCGACCGGGACGTGGCGCTGACCCGCAAGGAGTTCGACCTGCTCGCGCTGCTCGCGCAGAGCCCGGGCGTGGTCTACCGGCGCGAGCAGATCTTCAGCGAGGTCTGGCAGAGCGGCTGGGAGGGCAACGGCCGGACCCTGGAGGTGCACATCGGCTCGCTGCGCACCAAGCTCGCGCTGCCCGGCCTGGTCGAGGCGGTGCGCGGGGTGGGCTACCGGCTGATCCCGCAGTCCCCGTCGCCGCCGGCCGCGCAGCCGCCCACGGGCTGA
- a CDS encoding HAMP domain-containing sensor histidine kinase, translating into MRTRLLGILLSLMVGVLAALGVPLAVAMAAEEQSTVLVDRMDDATRFAQEVPSQGLPSRSASSQDAASGAQLPDAAQLHELRAEVQRYHDLYGLRIGLFMSDGSVLAVAPGDWHEPTGGVAGLAVHEAEDGRRSQNPPQVWPWTPDRTLTVAAPVVRDGDVVALVVTESPSGALRSRIEHRWLLLAAGEAVAMIIAVLLAVRLTEWVLRPVRTLDRAAHDIATGRMNARVAPAGGPPELRRLAASFNDMADHVVLVLDQQRDFVADASHQLRNPLAALLLRVELLGLELPERHEADLAQVREEGVRLARVLDDLLGLATAEGNRPEPEPVDLTTLALARTDAWLPVARRRGLLLTCDAPPQARGWADPIGFGSALDAVLDNALKFGPPGSEVLLSVVVHREEVAVTVTDSGPGLTEEELARVGDRFWRSARHTNVDGSGLGLSIARTLLQAGGGSLDFAPVRPSGLAVTFTVPRAR; encoded by the coding sequence ATGCGCACCCGCCTGCTCGGCATCCTGCTCTCCCTGATGGTCGGCGTCTTGGCCGCCCTCGGGGTGCCGCTGGCCGTCGCCATGGCCGCCGAGGAGCAGAGCACGGTGCTGGTGGACCGGATGGACGACGCCACCCGGTTCGCCCAGGAGGTGCCCTCGCAGGGCCTGCCCTCGCGCTCCGCGTCGAGCCAGGACGCCGCCTCCGGCGCGCAGCTGCCGGACGCGGCGCAGCTGCATGAGCTGCGCGCCGAGGTGCAGCGCTACCACGACCTCTACGGCCTGCGGATCGGCCTCTTCATGAGCGACGGCAGCGTCCTGGCGGTCGCCCCGGGCGACTGGCACGAGCCGACCGGCGGGGTCGCCGGGCTGGCCGTCCACGAGGCCGAGGACGGCCGGCGCAGCCAGAACCCGCCGCAGGTCTGGCCGTGGACCCCGGACCGCACGCTGACCGTCGCCGCGCCGGTGGTCCGGGACGGCGACGTGGTGGCGCTGGTGGTCACCGAGTCGCCGTCCGGCGCGCTGCGTTCGCGGATCGAGCACCGCTGGCTGCTGCTGGCCGCCGGCGAGGCGGTCGCCATGATCATCGCCGTGCTGCTCGCGGTGCGGCTGACCGAGTGGGTGCTGCGCCCGGTGCGCACCCTGGACCGGGCGGCCCACGACATCGCCACCGGGCGGATGAACGCCCGGGTCGCGCCCGCCGGTGGACCGCCCGAGCTGCGCCGCCTTGCGGCCTCCTTCAACGACATGGCCGACCATGTGGTGCTCGTCCTCGACCAGCAGCGGGACTTCGTCGCGGACGCCTCCCACCAGCTGCGCAACCCGCTGGCGGCGCTGCTGCTGCGGGTCGAGCTGCTGGGCCTGGAACTGCCGGAGCGGCACGAGGCGGATCTGGCCCAGGTGCGCGAGGAGGGCGTCCGGCTGGCCCGGGTGCTGGACGACCTGCTCGGGCTGGCCACCGCCGAGGGCAACCGGCCCGAGCCGGAGCCGGTCGACCTGACCACCCTGGCGCTGGCCCGCACCGATGCCTGGCTGCCGGTGGCCCGCCGCCGCGGGCTGCTGCTGACCTGCGACGCGCCGCCGCAGGCCCGTGGCTGGGCCGACCCGATCGGGTTCGGCAGTGCGCTGGACGCGGTGCTCGACAACGCGCTGAAGTTCGGCCCGCCCGGCAGCGAGGTGCTGCTCTCGGTGGTGGTGCACAGGGAGGAGGTCGCGGTCACCGTCACGGACAGCGGCCCGGGGCTGACCGAGGAGGAGCTGGCCCGGGTCGGCGACCGGTTCTGGCGCAGCGCCCGGCACACCAACGTGGACGGTTCCGGGCTCGGCCTCTCGATCGCCCGGACCCTGCTGCAGGCGGGCGGCGGCTCGCTGGACTTCGCCCCGGTGCGGCCCAGCGGCCTCGCCGTCACCTTCACGGTGCCGCGGGCGCGGTAG
- a CDS encoding TAXI family TRAP transporter solute-binding subunit, which translates to MTPSTGRLSAAARSRPWRAAAALLLVVGALAGWWLDGGGTPSYPRGTYGFATGVQSGVYDKYGQLLSGYLHTAMPGVQLRLDASQGSVDNLERVTQGKDDFAIATADAVADFNETGSGQLRAIARLYDDYLQLIVPADSTVTQVSQLRGKKVGVGQPKSGVNLVTRQLLSAAGIDPDSGIVPEPLGVEDAANQLQSGEINAFFWSGGLPTGALSDLSERFPIRLVPLGDLVDALHKEGGDTGAYRAAVLPADVYPKAQPFGTPVLTMAVPNLLITRADVDPLLVERITQAVIDSRDSIGSQVHAAQVVDRSTAVYTDPLPLHEGAKRYYRSAKP; encoded by the coding sequence ATGACACCGAGCACCGGACGCCTGAGCGCCGCCGCCCGCAGCCGGCCCTGGCGGGCCGCCGCCGCGCTGCTGCTGGTGGTGGGCGCGCTGGCCGGCTGGTGGCTGGACGGCGGCGGCACGCCCTCCTACCCCCGCGGCACGTACGGCTTCGCCACCGGCGTCCAGAGCGGCGTCTACGACAAGTACGGCCAGCTGCTGAGCGGCTACCTGCACACCGCGATGCCCGGCGTGCAGCTGCGGCTGGACGCCTCGCAGGGGTCGGTGGACAACCTGGAACGGGTCACCCAGGGCAAGGACGACTTCGCCATAGCCACCGCCGACGCGGTGGCCGACTTCAACGAGACCGGCAGCGGCCAGCTGCGGGCGATCGCCCGGCTCTACGACGACTACCTGCAGCTGATCGTCCCGGCCGACTCCACGGTGACCCAGGTCTCCCAGCTCAGGGGCAAGAAGGTCGGCGTGGGCCAGCCCAAGTCCGGGGTGAACCTGGTCACCCGCCAGCTGCTGTCGGCGGCCGGGATCGACCCGGACTCCGGGATCGTCCCCGAGCCGCTGGGCGTGGAGGACGCGGCCAACCAGCTCCAGTCGGGCGAGATCAACGCCTTCTTCTGGTCCGGCGGACTGCCGACCGGCGCGCTGAGCGACCTCTCCGAGCGCTTCCCGATCCGGCTGGTACCGCTCGGTGACCTGGTCGACGCGCTGCACAAGGAGGGCGGCGACACCGGCGCCTACCGGGCCGCCGTCCTGCCCGCCGACGTCTACCCCAAGGCCCAGCCGTTCGGGACCCCGGTCCTGACGATGGCCGTGCCGAACCTGCTGATCACCCGGGCCGACGTCGATCCGCTGCTGGTCGAGCGGATCACCCAGGCGGTGATCGACAGCCGGGACAGCATCGGCTCGCAGGTGCACGCCGCCCAGGTGGTGGACCGCAGCACCGCCGTCTACACCGATCCGCTCCCGCTGCACGAGGGCGCCAAGCGCTACTACCGCTCCGCCAAACCCTGA
- the miaB gene encoding tRNA (N6-isopentenyl adenosine(37)-C2)-methylthiotransferase MiaB, with translation MGESLRTYKVVTYGCQMNVHDSERLSGLLEDAGYVKAEPVGDPDLVVFNTCAVRENADNKLYGNLGQLAPAKTRNKGMQIAVGGCLAQKDRDTIVQKAPWVDVVFGTHNIGHLPALLERARIEQQAQVEILDSLETFPSTLPTRRESAYAAWVAISVGCNNTCTFCIVPALRGKEEDRRPGDVLAEVEALVGEGVIEVTLLGQNVNAYGSDLGDREAFSKLLRACGQVEGLERVRFTSPHPRDFTDDVIAAMAETPNVMHQLHMPLQSGSDTVLRAMKRSYRQDRFLGIIEKVRAAMPDAAISTDIIVGFPGETEEDFEQTMHVVRQARFTNAFTFQYSKRPGTPAAEMADQIPKAVVQARYERLIALQEEISWEENKKQVGRTLEILVAEGEGKKDDRTDRLSGRAPDNRLVHFTRPTEPVRPGDVVTVEITYAAPHHLLAEGPTLAVRRTRAGDAWEKRTAKPAAKPAGVLLGLPTVGVPLLSAPAAEGGCCSKD, from the coding sequence ATGGGAGAGAGCTTGCGAACTTACAAAGTCGTCACGTACGGCTGTCAGATGAACGTCCACGACTCCGAGCGGCTGTCCGGGCTGCTGGAGGACGCCGGATACGTGAAGGCCGAGCCGGTCGGAGACCCCGACCTGGTGGTCTTCAACACCTGCGCGGTGCGCGAGAACGCCGACAACAAGCTGTACGGCAACCTCGGCCAGCTGGCGCCCGCCAAGACCCGCAACAAGGGCATGCAGATCGCCGTCGGCGGCTGCCTGGCCCAGAAGGACCGCGACACCATCGTGCAGAAGGCGCCGTGGGTGGACGTGGTCTTCGGCACCCACAACATCGGCCACCTGCCGGCGCTGCTGGAGCGGGCCCGGATCGAGCAGCAGGCCCAGGTGGAGATCCTGGACTCGCTGGAGACCTTCCCCTCCACGCTGCCCACCCGCCGCGAGTCCGCCTACGCGGCCTGGGTCGCGATCTCGGTCGGCTGCAACAACACCTGCACCTTCTGCATCGTCCCGGCGCTGCGCGGCAAGGAGGAGGACCGCCGGCCCGGCGACGTGCTCGCCGAGGTCGAGGCGCTGGTCGGCGAGGGCGTCATCGAGGTGACCCTGCTCGGCCAGAACGTCAACGCGTACGGCTCCGACCTGGGCGACCGCGAGGCCTTCTCCAAGCTGCTGCGGGCCTGCGGGCAGGTCGAGGGGCTGGAGCGGGTGCGCTTCACCTCCCCGCACCCGCGCGACTTCACCGACGACGTGATCGCCGCGATGGCCGAGACCCCGAACGTGATGCACCAGCTGCACATGCCGCTGCAGTCGGGCTCGGACACCGTGCTGCGGGCGATGAAGCGCTCCTACCGCCAGGACCGCTTCCTCGGCATCATCGAGAAGGTGCGCGCCGCGATGCCGGACGCCGCGATCTCCACCGACATCATCGTCGGCTTCCCCGGCGAGACCGAGGAGGACTTCGAGCAGACCATGCACGTGGTCCGCCAGGCCCGCTTCACCAACGCCTTCACCTTCCAGTACTCCAAGCGGCCCGGGACCCCGGCCGCCGAGATGGCTGACCAGATCCCGAAGGCCGTGGTGCAGGCGCGCTACGAGCGGCTGATCGCCCTCCAGGAGGAGATCTCCTGGGAGGAGAACAAGAAGCAGGTCGGGCGCACCCTGGAGATCCTGGTCGCCGAGGGCGAGGGCAAGAAGGACGACCGCACCGACCGGCTCTCCGGCCGCGCGCCCGACAACCGCTTGGTGCACTTCACGAGGCCGACCGAGCCGGTGCGCCCGGGTGACGTGGTGACCGTCGAGATCACCTACGCAGCCCCGCACCACCTGCTCGCCGAGGGCCCCACCCTCGCCGTCCGCCGCACCCGCGCGGGCGACGCCTGGGAGAAGCGCACCGCGAAGCCGGCGGCCAAGCCGGCGGGCGTCCTGCTGGGCCTGCCGACGGTCGGCGTGCCGCTGCTCAGCGCACCGGCGGCCGAGGGCGGCTGCTGCAGCAAGGACTGA
- a CDS encoding antitoxin, which produces MGVFSWFRRREARVRVIEDQGGGSLALLDPQDRAEHEHEHVEDAQPQALPGVPAARTAPDLDAEPETATAAQLEAAQVEEAAQVEEVQGEASTGGDPAEQSHQESRPERPDTGDEAMGLMDNLKGKAEELKDKASHLAGQHVEKIDEVVDKAGEAIDKVTKGKYSDKITAGTEKAKGAVDDFAEKPSEQPGQGGQDSTPQA; this is translated from the coding sequence ATGGGTGTTTTCAGCTGGTTCCGCCGCCGGGAGGCCAGGGTACGGGTCATCGAGGACCAGGGAGGCGGCTCGCTCGCCCTCCTGGACCCGCAGGACCGGGCGGAGCACGAGCACGAGCACGTCGAGGACGCGCAGCCGCAGGCGCTGCCCGGGGTCCCGGCCGCCCGGACCGCGCCGGATCTCGACGCCGAGCCGGAGACCGCGACCGCGGCACAGCTCGAAGCGGCACAGGTAGAAGAAGCGGCACAGGTAGAAGAGGTGCAGGGCGAAGCATCGACGGGTGGCGACCCGGCCGAGCAGAGCCACCAGGAGAGCCGACCCGAGCGGCCTGACACAGGAGACGAAGCCATGGGCCTGATGGACAACCTCAAGGGCAAGGCCGAGGAGCTCAAGGACAAGGCCAGCCACCTGGCCGGCCAGCATGTCGAGAAGATCGACGAGGTGGTCGACAAGGCCGGCGAGGCGATCGACAAGGTCACCAAGGGCAAGTACAGCGACAAGATCACGGCCGGCACCGAGAAGGCCAAGGGCGCCGTCGACGACTTCGCCGAGAAGCCGTCGGAGCAGCCGGGTCAGGGCGGTCAGGACAGCACTCCGCAAGCCTGA